Proteins from a single region of Catenulispora acidiphila DSM 44928:
- a CDS encoding alpha/beta fold hydrolase, whose amino-acid sequence MNATHSVSLPDGGRLAYRDEGSGPLVVLLHGGFLDHRQWNAQLQSLPADFRTVAPDARGHGDSTVAAAPFRHTDDVAALIRHFDAGPAILVGVSMGAATATDTALEHPELVRALVVSGAGTSEPEFADGWTARTLAAIWPPLSAGDVAGALKIWNSLTTGPHRDPADLDPAIPALIAEMTAKTWAKHTDTKDWSSHAENTWARAAHLSIPLLAVIGGADSDDHRHNAERLAAGVTGARTVTIADAAHYPNMEHPEEFDMILTEFIDTLS is encoded by the coding sequence ATGAACGCGACGCACTCCGTGTCCCTGCCCGACGGCGGCCGGCTGGCCTACCGCGACGAGGGCAGCGGCCCGCTCGTCGTGCTCCTCCACGGCGGCTTCCTCGACCACCGCCAGTGGAACGCGCAGCTGCAGAGCCTTCCCGCGGACTTCCGCACCGTCGCTCCCGACGCCCGCGGCCACGGCGACAGCACCGTCGCCGCCGCCCCGTTCCGGCACACCGACGACGTCGCGGCCCTGATCCGCCACTTCGACGCCGGCCCGGCGATCCTGGTCGGCGTCTCGATGGGCGCCGCGACCGCGACCGACACCGCCCTGGAACACCCCGAGCTGGTCCGCGCGCTCGTGGTCAGCGGCGCGGGCACCAGCGAACCGGAATTCGCCGACGGCTGGACCGCGCGGACCCTGGCGGCGATCTGGCCGCCGCTGTCCGCCGGCGACGTCGCGGGCGCCCTGAAGATCTGGAACTCCCTCACCACCGGCCCGCACCGCGACCCGGCCGACCTGGACCCCGCGATCCCGGCGCTGATCGCCGAGATGACAGCCAAGACCTGGGCCAAACACACGGACACCAAGGACTGGTCCAGCCACGCCGAGAACACCTGGGCCCGCGCCGCACACCTGAGCATCCCGCTCCTGGCGGTGATCGGCGGCGCCGACTCCGACGACCACCGGCACAACGCCGAACGCCTCGCCGCCGGCGTAACCGGCGCCCGCACGGTCACGATCGCCGACGCCGCGCACTACCCGAACATGGAGCACCCCGAGGAGTTCGACATGATCCTCACCGAGTTCATCGACACGCTGAGCTGA
- a CDS encoding polyprenyl synthetase family protein, protein MQQDEALSVALKDGLLRVEEVLLEYTRSDHAYISEITSHLAQAGGKRTRPLLVLLAAQFGDAARAGVVEAAVVIELTHLATLYHDDVMDEAALRRGVASANQRWDNSLAILSGDFLFARASTLLSELGPDAVRIQAETFERLVSGQISESVGPKNGQNPVDHHLEVLAGKTGSLIATAARFGAMFAGCTAEQERILADFGELFGVAFQLSDDLLDIASESEQSGKTPGIDLREGVHTLPMLIALAMDGSADPETARLQDLLHTDLSTDDAAFDEALALLRAHPSMGQARDVVRGYAEKAKSVLEPLPEVPAKEALRAVCDVVISRTV, encoded by the coding sequence ATGCAGCAGGACGAGGCCCTGTCCGTGGCCCTCAAGGACGGCCTGCTGCGCGTGGAGGAGGTGCTGCTGGAGTACACCCGCAGCGACCACGCCTACATCAGCGAGATCACCTCGCACCTGGCCCAGGCCGGCGGCAAGCGCACCCGGCCGCTGCTGGTGCTGCTGGCCGCGCAGTTCGGCGACGCGGCCCGCGCCGGCGTCGTCGAGGCCGCCGTGGTGATCGAGCTGACCCACCTGGCCACGCTCTACCACGACGACGTCATGGACGAGGCGGCCCTGCGCCGCGGCGTGGCCTCGGCGAACCAGCGCTGGGACAACTCGCTGGCCATCCTGTCCGGCGACTTCCTGTTCGCCCGCGCCTCGACCCTGCTCTCCGAGCTGGGACCGGACGCCGTCCGGATCCAGGCGGAGACCTTCGAGCGTCTGGTGAGCGGCCAGATCTCCGAGTCGGTGGGCCCGAAGAACGGCCAGAACCCGGTGGACCACCACCTGGAAGTCCTGGCCGGCAAGACCGGCTCGCTGATCGCCACCGCCGCCCGCTTCGGCGCCATGTTCGCCGGCTGCACCGCGGAGCAGGAACGCATACTGGCGGACTTCGGCGAACTGTTCGGCGTCGCCTTCCAACTCTCCGACGACCTCCTGGACATCGCCTCGGAATCCGAGCAGTCCGGCAAGACCCCCGGCATCGACCTCCGCGAAGGTGTCCACACCCTCCCGATGCTGATCGCCCTGGCGATGGACGGCTCAGCCGACCCCGAGACCGCCCGCCTGCAGGACCTCCTGCACACCGACCTGTCGACCGACGACGCCGCCTTCGACGAGGCGCTGGCACTCCTGCGCGCGCACCCGAGCATGGGACAGGCCCGGGACGTCGTGCGCGGATACGCGGAGAAGGCGAAGTCGGTGCTGGAGCCCCTGCCGGAGGTGCCGGCGAAGGAAGCGCTGCGCGCGGTGTGCGACGTGGTGATCTCGCGGACGGTGTAG
- the nuoN gene encoding NADH-quinone oxidoreductase subunit NuoN — translation MSVLSTLLAAAPGAPATPGGLTTTANTFTAPHVEYRALMPMLVVFGAATIGILIEAFLPRTRRYWPQVAVSLAGVLVALGFVIANHGMAETTAADAVSVDGVTLFLQGTILALALLALLLVAERGTPVVDLDAFTAQGATAPGSGGERAADTAGLRTTEVFPLMLFSVGGMLLFPAANDLLTSFVALEVLSLPLYLLCGLARRRRLLSQEAAMKYFLLGAFSSAFFLYGIAMLYGYSGSVRLSDIATSITAAPHSDVLVLIGIALLAVGLLFKIGAVPFHAWTPDVYQGAPTPITAFMAAATKVAAFGALLRIAYVALPGMRWDWRPVMWGVAVLTMLAGAILAITQRDIKRMLAYSAILNAGYILLGVISTTTKGVSATLFYLAAYGFATVGAFAVVTLVRESVRGGSDSGEGGEDDSVTIGGEATDLSAWAGLGKRSPLLAACFTVFLLAFAGIPLTSGFTGKFALFTAAIDGGAWPLVIVGVIASAAAAFFYVRVIVLMYFSEPLRDEVSGPVVVVPSPMTTIALTVSVALTIALGVLPQIALDLANKAAYFVQ, via the coding sequence GTGAGCGTTCTGAGCACTCTCCTCGCCGCGGCGCCGGGCGCACCGGCGACGCCGGGCGGTCTCACCACCACGGCGAACACCTTCACGGCGCCGCATGTCGAGTACCGGGCGCTGATGCCGATGCTGGTGGTGTTCGGCGCCGCCACGATCGGCATCCTCATCGAGGCCTTCCTGCCGCGGACCCGGCGCTACTGGCCGCAGGTCGCGGTGTCGCTGGCCGGCGTCCTGGTGGCGCTGGGCTTCGTGATCGCCAACCACGGCATGGCCGAGACCACCGCCGCCGACGCGGTGTCGGTGGACGGCGTGACGCTGTTCCTGCAGGGCACCATCCTCGCGCTGGCGCTGCTGGCGCTGCTGCTGGTGGCCGAGCGCGGGACCCCGGTGGTGGACCTGGACGCCTTCACGGCGCAGGGCGCCACCGCCCCGGGCTCCGGCGGCGAGCGCGCGGCGGACACCGCCGGGCTGCGGACCACCGAGGTCTTCCCGCTGATGCTGTTCTCGGTCGGCGGCATGCTGCTGTTCCCGGCCGCGAACGACCTGCTGACCTCCTTCGTGGCGCTGGAGGTGCTGTCGCTGCCGCTGTACCTGCTGTGCGGGCTGGCGCGCCGGCGCCGCCTGCTGTCGCAGGAGGCCGCGATGAAGTACTTCCTGCTGGGGGCGTTCTCCTCGGCGTTCTTCCTGTACGGCATCGCGATGCTCTACGGCTACTCCGGCTCGGTGCGGCTGTCCGACATCGCGACCTCGATCACCGCGGCTCCGCACTCGGACGTGCTGGTGCTGATCGGCATCGCGCTGCTGGCGGTCGGGCTGCTGTTCAAGATCGGCGCCGTGCCGTTCCACGCCTGGACCCCGGACGTGTACCAGGGCGCGCCGACCCCGATCACCGCGTTCATGGCCGCCGCCACCAAGGTGGCCGCGTTCGGGGCGCTGCTGCGCATCGCCTACGTGGCGCTGCCGGGCATGCGCTGGGACTGGCGCCCGGTGATGTGGGGCGTGGCGGTCCTGACCATGCTGGCCGGCGCGATCCTGGCGATCACCCAGCGCGACATCAAGCGGATGCTGGCGTACTCGGCGATCCTCAACGCCGGCTACATCCTGCTCGGCGTGATCTCCACGACCACCAAGGGCGTCAGCGCGACGCTGTTCTACCTGGCGGCGTACGGGTTCGCCACGGTCGGCGCGTTCGCGGTGGTGACCCTGGTGCGCGAGTCGGTGCGCGGCGGGTCGGACTCCGGCGAGGGCGGCGAGGACGACTCGGTGACGATCGGCGGCGAGGCCACCGACCTGTCCGCCTGGGCCGGTCTCGGGAAGCGTTCCCCGCTGCTGGCGGCGTGTTTCACGGTGTTCCTGCTGGCGTTCGCGGGCATTCCGCTGACCTCCGGCTTCACCGGGAAGTTCGCGCTGTTCACGGCGGCGATCGACGGCGGCGCCTGGCCGCTGGTGATCGTCGGGGTGATCGCCTCGGCGGCGGCGGCGTTCTTCTACGTGCGTGTCATCGTCCTGATGTACTTCAGCGAGCCGCTCCGGGACGAGGTGTCCGGTCCGGTCGTGGTCGTGCCCTCGCCGATGACCACGATCGCGCTCACCGTCTCGGTGGCGCTGACGATCGCGCTCGGCGTGCTCCCGCAGATCGCGCTGGACCTCGCGAACAAGGCGGCGTACTTCGTGCAGTAG
- a CDS encoding NADH-quinone oxidoreductase subunit M, producing the protein MSSFPWLTTLGVVPLVGSAAVAVVAKEKSAAAKKIALGFSVATLGIGIAMATQFKKGGDRFQFTESHQWIKAFNINYGLGVDGIALVLILMTLVLMPVVMLAGWHDADEAQADGRRSVRAYFSLYLLLETMMIGVFAATDLFLFYVFFEAMLIPMYFLIGGFGGPQRSYAAVKFLLYSLFGGLFMLAALIGLYVASGKHLGTGTFDFQTLATAVAHDQLGISPGLGKALFLGFFVAFAVKAPLFPFHTWLPDAAAEATPGSAVLLVGVLDKVGTFGMLRYCLELFPGASKFFTPLVIGMAIVGTMYGALLAIGQTDIKRLIAYTSISHFGLITLGVFAMTSAGQSGASLYMVNHGLSTGALFIVAGFLISRRGSQLIDDYGGVNKVAPKLAGVFLIAGLSSLALPGLSSFVSEFLVLVGTFERYKAVAIVATAAIILAALYVLWLYQRTMTGPLKAGLEGMKDLRAREVIAVAPLIALIIGLGFYPKPVLDVVNPSVNTTLQHVHKQDPAPALPNVLQTPEKVDSK; encoded by the coding sequence ATGAGCAGCTTTCCCTGGTTGACCACGCTGGGCGTCGTCCCGCTGGTCGGATCGGCCGCGGTCGCCGTGGTGGCGAAGGAGAAGAGCGCGGCGGCCAAGAAGATCGCGCTGGGCTTCAGCGTGGCCACGCTCGGCATCGGCATCGCGATGGCGACCCAGTTCAAGAAGGGTGGCGACCGGTTCCAGTTCACCGAGAGCCACCAGTGGATCAAGGCTTTCAACATCAACTACGGCCTCGGGGTCGACGGGATCGCCCTGGTGCTGATCCTGATGACGCTGGTCCTGATGCCCGTGGTGATGCTGGCGGGCTGGCACGACGCGGACGAGGCGCAGGCCGACGGCCGCCGCTCGGTGCGCGCGTACTTCTCGCTGTACCTGTTGCTGGAGACCATGATGATCGGGGTCTTCGCGGCCACCGATCTGTTCCTGTTCTACGTGTTCTTCGAAGCCATGCTGATCCCGATGTACTTCCTCATCGGCGGTTTCGGCGGTCCGCAGCGGTCCTACGCCGCGGTGAAGTTCCTGCTGTACTCGCTGTTCGGCGGCCTGTTCATGCTGGCCGCGCTGATCGGGCTGTACGTCGCCTCGGGCAAGCACCTGGGCACCGGGACCTTCGACTTCCAGACGCTGGCCACCGCGGTCGCGCACGACCAGCTGGGCATCAGCCCGGGGCTGGGCAAGGCGTTGTTCCTCGGGTTCTTCGTGGCCTTCGCGGTGAAGGCGCCGCTGTTCCCATTCCACACCTGGCTGCCCGACGCCGCCGCCGAGGCCACCCCCGGCTCGGCGGTGCTGCTGGTCGGCGTGCTGGACAAGGTCGGCACCTTCGGGATGCTCCGGTACTGCCTGGAGCTGTTCCCCGGGGCGTCGAAGTTCTTCACGCCGCTGGTGATCGGGATGGCGATCGTCGGCACGATGTACGGCGCGCTGCTGGCCATCGGCCAGACCGACATCAAGCGCCTGATCGCCTACACCTCGATCTCGCACTTCGGTCTGATCACCCTCGGGGTGTTCGCGATGACCTCGGCGGGCCAGAGCGGCGCCTCGCTCTACATGGTGAACCACGGGCTGTCGACCGGCGCGCTGTTCATCGTCGCCGGCTTCCTGATCTCCCGCCGCGGCTCGCAGCTGATCGACGACTACGGCGGGGTGAACAAGGTCGCGCCGAAGCTGGCCGGCGTGTTCCTGATCGCCGGGCTGTCCTCGCTGGCGCTGCCGGGCCTGTCCTCCTTCGTCTCGGAGTTCCTGGTCCTGGTCGGCACCTTCGAGCGCTACAAGGCGGTGGCGATCGTGGCCACCGCGGCGATCATCCTGGCCGCGCTGTACGTGCTCTGGCTCTACCAGCGGACCATGACCGGCCCGCTGAAGGCCGGGCTGGAGGGCATGAAGGACCTGCGGGCGCGGGAAGTGATCGCCGTGGCGCCGCTGATCGCGCTGATCATCGGCCTGGGCTTCTACCCCAAGCCGGTGCTCGACGTCGTGAACCCCTCCGTCAACACCACTTTGCAGCACGTGCACAAGCAGGACCCGGCTCCGGCTCTGCCGAACGTGCTGCAGACTCCGGAGAAGGTGGACTCCAAGTGA